The Bacteroidota bacterium genome has a segment encoding these proteins:
- a CDS encoding iron-containing alcohol dehydrogenase, with translation MLNFDFNIPTKIYFGQGRIEVLGKEILKYGKKILLAYGGGSIKKNGIYDDVVSQLKSNKIEFVELCGIKPNPSIESVREGVKLCRENEVEFILAVGGGSVIDCAKAIAAGVNYAGDAWDFFVKGAKVNNVIAIGSILTLSATGSEMNANTVISNEATEEKLPFAHPTLKPRFSILDPTYTYSVSAVQTAAGTADIMSHCLEQYFSKVDGTFVQDRMTEAILKTCIQYGPIAMKEPDNYEARANLMWASSLALNGLLQYGKEGDWATHVMEHKISAISDLTHGIGLAILTPHWMAEVLDKSSLEKFHSFATNVFHISEGNDQMEMANAGIQALKEFFISLNIPSNLYDLGIRITEDRFHEMAVDIVKNGPIGKYKSLGLSEVLSILKSCYR, from the coding sequence ATGTTGAATTTTGATTTTAATATCCCAACTAAAATATATTTTGGTCAAGGAAGAATAGAGGTCCTTGGAAAAGAAATCCTCAAATACGGTAAGAAAATATTGTTAGCCTATGGAGGAGGAAGTATCAAAAAAAATGGAATTTATGATGACGTAGTCTCCCAATTAAAATCCAATAAAATTGAGTTTGTTGAATTATGTGGAATTAAGCCCAATCCAAGCATAGAAAGTGTCAGAGAAGGAGTAAAACTTTGTAGAGAAAATGAAGTCGAATTTATTTTAGCTGTAGGAGGTGGAAGTGTAATAGATTGTGCAAAAGCTATTGCTGCAGGAGTAAACTATGCAGGAGATGCCTGGGACTTTTTTGTGAAAGGAGCAAAAGTGAATAATGTCATTGCTATTGGCTCTATTCTAACACTTTCTGCTACTGGTTCCGAAATGAATGCTAATACAGTAATTTCTAATGAAGCAACTGAAGAGAAACTTCCATTTGCTCATCCGACATTAAAACCACGGTTTTCTATTCTCGATCCGACCTATACCTACAGTGTTTCTGCAGTTCAAACAGCTGCAGGTACAGCTGATATTATGAGTCATTGTTTGGAGCAATATTTTAGTAAGGTTGATGGAACTTTTGTGCAAGACCGAATGACGGAAGCTATTTTGAAAACATGTATTCAGTATGGACCAATAGCAATGAAGGAACCTGATAACTATGAGGCACGTGCGAATTTGATGTGGGCAAGCAGTTTGGCATTAAATGGATTGCTGCAATACGGAAAAGAGGGCGATTGGGCTACGCATGTGATGGAACATAAAATAAGTGCTATCTCAGATCTGACACACGGAATTGGGCTGGCTATTTTAACTCCACACTGGATGGCTGAGGTTTTGGATAAATCATCGCTGGAAAAATTCCATTCGTTTGCTACCAACGTATTCCATATCAGCGAAGGAAATGACCAAATGGAGATGGCTAATGCTGGCATTCAGGCTTTGAAAGAATTTTTCATTTCATTGAATATTCCATCAAATTTATACGATTTAGGAATAAGGATAACAGAAGATAGATTTCATGAAATGGCAGTGGATATTGTCAAAAATGGACCTATTGGCAAATATAAATCACTAGGATTAAGCGAGGTTTTAAGCATACTAAAATCATGTTATCGCTAA
- a CDS encoding cysteine synthase family protein has translation MSKIEVLNLIGNTPMVHLKTLDPKPGVEIYAKLEFMNPTGSYKDRIIAYMIQKGIETGKINNNTTLVEGSSGNTGASVSMIASSMGLKSILFVPDKCSDEKVAIIRSYGAEVIVIPAPESYEGAAANKAKEDANFYHIDQYNSQLNPEAHYMTTGKEIWDDMNGKIDAFIATASTGGAISGIAKRLKENDTNIKVVLADPEGSVYKPYFDGKEDYLSYKKPFYVEGAGKAVLVDAMNFDIVDEAISFNDENAISMVQRLAREEGLMVGGSAGGNVWAALEVAKRMEAPAKIVTIIPDSGFKYLSKIFNSKWLNEIGLGHLAAD, from the coding sequence ATGTCAAAAATAGAAGTATTGAATCTGATCGGAAACACACCAATGGTGCATTTAAAAACACTTGATCCCAAACCTGGTGTAGAGATATATGCAAAACTCGAGTTTATGAATCCTACAGGAAGTTATAAAGACAGAATTATTGCATATATGATTCAAAAAGGTATTGAAACAGGTAAAATTAATAATAATACAACCCTTGTTGAGGGAAGTTCAGGTAATACAGGAGCTTCTGTTTCTATGATTGCTTCTAGCATGGGATTAAAATCAATTCTTTTTGTTCCTGATAAATGTAGTGATGAAAAGGTTGCAATAATTCGATCATATGGTGCTGAAGTTATTGTTATACCTGCTCCTGAATCATATGAAGGTGCTGCTGCCAATAAAGCAAAAGAAGATGCTAATTTTTATCATATTGACCAATATAACAGCCAGTTAAATCCTGAAGCTCATTATATGACAACCGGCAAGGAGATCTGGGATGACATGAACGGGAAGATCGATGCATTTATTGCTACAGCATCAACCGGTGGAGCAATATCCGGGATTGCTAAACGATTAAAAGAAAATGACACAAATATAAAAGTTGTTCTTGCAGATCCGGAAGGATCTGTTTATAAACCTTATTTTGATGGTAAAGAAGATTATTTGTCATACAAAAAGCCTTTTTATGTAGAGGGAGCCGGCAAGGCTGTACTTGTTGACGCAATGAATTTTGACATAGTGGATGAAGCGATCTCATTTAATGATGAAAATGCTATAAGTATGGTACAACGTCTTGCCCGCGAGGAGGGCCTGATGGTTGGTGGTTCAGCCGGAGGTAATGTTTGGGCTGCTTTAGAAGTTGCAAAAAGAATGGAAGCTCCTGCTAAAATTGTAACTATTATACCTGATAGTGGTTTTAAATATCTGAGTAAAATCTTTAATTCAAAATGGTTAAACGAAATAGGCCTCGGACATCTTGCAGCTGACTAA